From Enterobacter pseudoroggenkampii, a single genomic window includes:
- a CDS encoding FadR/GntR family transcriptional regulator gives MPLSAQQLAAQKNLSYVLAEKLAQRILAGKYAPGSILPGEMELGEQFGVSRTAVREAVKTLTAKGMVLPRPRIGTRVMPQSNWNFLDQELLSWWMTEDNFHQVVDHFLVMRSSLEPQACLLAATLGTAEQKAQLNALMEEMVFLKKHFNRERWVEVDMAWHEHIYMMSANPFLTSFASLFHSVYHTYFTSITQNDVVKLELHQAIVDAIQESDGQRALSACQALLAAPTHQQVNK, from the coding sequence ATGCCATTAAGCGCACAACAGCTGGCCGCCCAAAAAAACCTGTCGTATGTGCTGGCAGAAAAGCTGGCTCAGCGGATCTTAGCGGGTAAATATGCCCCGGGCAGCATCCTGCCGGGTGAAATGGAGCTGGGTGAGCAGTTTGGGGTGAGCCGTACCGCAGTGCGCGAAGCGGTGAAAACCCTGACGGCAAAAGGTATGGTGCTTCCACGTCCTCGTATTGGCACACGCGTGATGCCACAGAGTAACTGGAATTTTCTCGATCAGGAGCTGCTCTCCTGGTGGATGACGGAAGACAACTTTCATCAGGTCGTCGATCACTTTCTGGTGATGCGCAGCAGCCTTGAACCTCAGGCATGTCTGCTTGCCGCCACGCTTGGCACAGCAGAGCAGAAAGCGCAGCTTAACGCGTTGATGGAAGAGATGGTGTTCCTGAAAAAACACTTCAACCGCGAACGCTGGGTTGAGGTCGATATGGCCTGGCATGAACATATCTATATGATGAGCGCCAATCCGTTCCTCACCTCGTTTGCCTCATTATTTCATTCGGTGTATCACACCTACTTTACCTCTATTACACAAAACGACGTGGTAAAACTGGAATTGCATCAGGCGATAGTGGATGCCATTCAGGAAAGCGACGGGCAGCGAGCCCTGAGTGCGTGCCAGGCATTACTGGCTGCGCCAACCCACCAGCAGGTAAATAAATGA
- the mdtD gene encoding multidrug transporter subunit MdtD, with the protein MTKKKARSMAGLPWIAAMAFFMQALDATILNTALPAIAQSLNRSPLAMQSAIISYTLTVAMLIPVSGWLADRFGTRRVFMLAVTLFTLGSLACALSSSLTELVIFRVLQGIGGAMMMPVARLALLRAYPRSELLPVLNFVTMPGLVGPILGPVLGGVFVTWASWHWIFLINIPIGVAGLLYARKYMPNFTTPRRSFDMGGFFLFGLSLVLFSSGMELVGEKIVATWMALSVILAGVLLFLLYIRHARRHPTPLISLGLFNTRTFSVGIAGNIASRLGTGCVPFLMPLMLQVGFGYPALIAGCMMAPTAMGSILAKSTVTQVLRWFGYRKTLVGVTVFIGLMIAQFSLQSAALPVWMLILPLFVLGMAMSTQFTSMNTITLADLTDENASSGNSVLAVTQQLSISLGVAVSAAVLRFYEGFDSANTVEQFHYTFITMGALTVVSALVFMLLKPKDGRNLIKERHKAKAKPNPVPSEQE; encoded by the coding sequence ATGACAAAGAAAAAAGCGCGCAGCATGGCCGGATTGCCGTGGATTGCAGCCATGGCGTTTTTTATGCAGGCACTGGATGCCACCATCCTCAACACCGCGCTTCCCGCTATTGCGCAAAGCCTTAACCGCTCCCCGCTGGCGATGCAGTCCGCCATCATCAGCTACACCCTGACGGTTGCAATGTTAATTCCGGTTAGCGGCTGGCTGGCCGACCGCTTCGGTACCCGTAGAGTTTTCATGCTGGCCGTAACGCTCTTTACGCTCGGTTCGCTGGCCTGTGCGCTCTCCTCGTCCTTAACGGAGCTGGTTATCTTCCGCGTATTACAGGGCATTGGCGGCGCGATGATGATGCCCGTGGCGCGCCTTGCTTTATTACGAGCCTACCCTCGAAGCGAACTGCTTCCCGTGCTCAACTTTGTCACCATGCCGGGACTGGTCGGCCCGATACTTGGCCCGGTACTCGGTGGCGTGTTTGTCACCTGGGCAAGCTGGCACTGGATCTTCCTGATTAATATTCCGATTGGCGTTGCGGGGCTGCTGTATGCCCGTAAATATATGCCGAACTTCACCACGCCAAGACGCAGCTTCGACATGGGTGGCTTTTTCCTGTTTGGCCTGAGCCTGGTACTCTTCTCCAGCGGGATGGAGCTGGTTGGCGAGAAGATCGTCGCGACGTGGATGGCGCTCTCCGTTATCCTCGCCGGCGTGCTGCTGTTCCTTCTTTATATACGTCACGCGCGCCGTCATCCGACGCCGTTAATCTCTCTTGGGCTCTTCAACACCCGAACCTTTTCCGTCGGGATCGCGGGAAACATTGCCTCGCGTCTGGGGACGGGCTGCGTACCGTTCCTGATGCCACTGATGCTGCAGGTGGGTTTCGGCTACCCGGCCCTGATTGCCGGCTGCATGATGGCGCCCACCGCAATGGGCTCGATTCTGGCAAAATCGACCGTGACGCAGGTGCTACGCTGGTTTGGCTATCGCAAGACGCTGGTTGGTGTGACGGTCTTTATCGGTCTGATGATTGCGCAGTTCTCGCTGCAGTCCGCCGCGTTACCCGTCTGGATGCTGATCCTGCCGCTATTTGTGCTGGGCATGGCGATGTCGACGCAGTTCACCTCAATGAACACCATCACCCTTGCGGATTTGACCGACGAGAACGCCAGCAGCGGCAACAGCGTGCTGGCAGTAACCCAGCAGTTGTCCATCAGTCTGGGTGTGGCCGTGAGCGCGGCGGTACTGCGGTTTTATGAAGGTTTCGACAGCGCAAACACCGTCGAGCAGTTCCACTATACCTTTATCACCATGGGCGCACTCACCGTCGTTTCAGCGCTGGTCTTTATGCTGTTAAAACCGAAAGATGGCCGTAACCTGATTAAAGAACGCCATAAGGCGAAAGCTAAACCGAACCCCGTTCCATCAGAACAGGAGTAA
- the rbsR gene encoding ribose operon transcriptional repressor RbsR, with protein MATMKDVARMAGVSTSTVSHVINNDRFVSEAIREKVEAAVKDLNYAPSALARSLKLNQTRTIGMLITASTNPFYSELVRGVERSCFERGYSLVLCNTEGDEQRMNRNLETLMQKRVDGLLLLCTETHQPSKEIIQRYPSIPTVMMDWAPFDGTSDLIQDNSLLGGDMATQYLIDKGYTRIACITGPLDKTPARLRLEGYLAAMARAGLSVPEGYRITGDFEFHGGFEAMQTLLAQPQRPQAVFIGNDAMAFGAYQALYQAGLRVPHDMAVIGYDDIELASYMTPPLTTIHQPKDELGELAIDVLIHRMAQPTLQQQRLQLTPVLMERGSV; from the coding sequence TTGGCCACAATGAAAGATGTCGCCCGCATGGCGGGCGTTTCTACCTCGACGGTCTCTCACGTTATAAACAACGATCGCTTCGTCAGCGAGGCGATTCGGGAGAAAGTCGAAGCGGCGGTAAAAGATCTCAACTATGCGCCGTCTGCGCTGGCGCGCAGCCTTAAGCTCAACCAGACGCGCACCATCGGTATGCTGATCACCGCGAGTACCAACCCCTTTTATTCAGAACTGGTTCGCGGCGTGGAGCGCAGCTGCTTCGAGCGTGGCTACAGCCTGGTGCTGTGCAATACCGAAGGTGACGAGCAGCGCATGAATCGTAACCTGGAAACGCTGATGCAAAAACGCGTCGACGGGCTACTGCTGCTTTGTACCGAAACGCACCAGCCGTCGAAAGAGATCATCCAGCGCTACCCCTCCATTCCCACGGTGATGATGGACTGGGCACCGTTCGACGGCACCAGCGATCTTATTCAGGATAACTCCCTGCTGGGGGGCGATATGGCCACCCAGTATCTGATCGATAAAGGCTATACCCGCATCGCCTGTATTACCGGCCCGCTGGACAAAACCCCGGCGCGTTTGCGTCTGGAAGGGTATCTCGCCGCAATGGCGCGGGCAGGACTTTCAGTGCCGGAAGGGTACCGTATTACCGGCGATTTTGAGTTTCACGGTGGTTTTGAAGCGATGCAGACGCTGCTGGCGCAGCCGCAGCGTCCGCAGGCTGTTTTTATCGGCAACGATGCCATGGCGTTTGGCGCCTATCAGGCGTTATATCAGGCCGGTTTGCGTGTTCCCCACGATATGGCGGTAATCGGCTACGATGATATCGAGCTGGCCAGCTATATGACGCCGCCGCTCACCACCATTCATCAGCCAAAAGATGAGCTGGGCGAGCTGGCCATCGATGTGTTGATCCACCGAATGGCTCAGCCCACGCTGCAGCAGCAACGCCTGCAGCTTACTCCTGTTCTGATGGAACGGGGTTCGGTTTAG
- the rbsK gene encoding ribokinase, translating into MKTAGNLVVLGSINADHILNLESFPTPGETVTGNQYQVAFGGKGANQAVAAGRSGANIAFIACTGDDDTGERVRKQLASDNIDIAPVSVVAGESTGVALIFVNAEGENVIGIHAGANAALTTERVEAQRALIGGAEALLMQLESPVESVLAAAKIAHENHTTVVLNPAPARVLSDELLALVDIITPNETEAEKLTGIRVENDDDAARAARALHDKGIGTVIITLGSRGVWACVNGEGRRVPGFKVKAIDTIAAGDTFNGALVTALLEGMRMDDAIRFAHAAAAIAVTRKGAQPSVPWRKEIDEFLSQQG; encoded by the coding sequence ATGAAAACCGCAGGTAACCTCGTCGTCCTTGGCAGTATCAATGCCGATCACATTCTTAACCTTGAATCGTTCCCGACACCGGGCGAAACCGTCACGGGTAACCAGTATCAGGTGGCATTTGGCGGTAAAGGTGCAAACCAGGCCGTTGCTGCCGGTCGCAGCGGGGCAAATATTGCGTTTATCGCCTGCACGGGTGATGACGATACCGGCGAGCGCGTACGCAAGCAGCTGGCGAGCGACAATATCGATATCGCACCGGTCAGCGTTGTTGCAGGGGAATCTACCGGCGTGGCGCTGATTTTCGTCAACGCAGAAGGTGAGAATGTCATCGGTATTCATGCTGGCGCTAACGCGGCGCTGACGACGGAACGCGTAGAAGCGCAACGTGCACTCATCGGCGGAGCGGAAGCCCTGCTGATGCAGCTGGAGTCGCCGGTTGAAAGCGTGCTGGCCGCCGCCAAAATTGCGCATGAAAATCATACCACTGTCGTACTTAATCCGGCCCCTGCCCGTGTATTATCTGACGAGCTGCTGGCGCTGGTGGACATCATCACGCCGAACGAAACCGAAGCCGAAAAGCTGACGGGCATTCGCGTTGAAAACGATGATGATGCCGCGCGAGCCGCGCGTGCGCTGCACGACAAAGGCATCGGAACAGTGATCATCACCCTGGGTAGCCGTGGGGTGTGGGCATGCGTCAATGGCGAAGGCCGCCGCGTGCCGGGCTTTAAGGTCAAAGCGATTGATACCATCGCAGCGGGAGACACCTTCAATGGTGCACTGGTGACCGCGCTGCTGGAAGGCATGAGAATGGATGACGCTATCCGCTTCGCACACGCTGCCGCCGCGATTGCGGTGACGCGCAAGGGCGCCCAGCCTTCCGTTCCGTGGCGTAAAGAGATCGATGAATTCTTAAGTCAGCAGGGGTAA
- the rbsB gene encoding ribose ABC transporter substrate-binding protein RbsB, whose translation MNMKKLATLVSAVALSATVSANAMAKDTIALVVSTLNNPFFVSLKDGAQKEADKLGYNLVVLDSQNNPAKELANVQDLTVRGTKILLINPTDSDAVGNAVKMANQAKIPVITLDRQATKGEVVSHIASDNVLGGKIAGDYIAKKAGEGAKVIELQGIAGTSAARERGEGFQQAVAAHKFNVLASQPADFDRTKGLNVMQNLLTAHPDVQAVFAQNDEMALGALRALQTAGKSDVMVVGFDGTPDGEKAVNDGKLAATIAQLPEQIGATGVETADKVLKGEKVQAKYPVDLKLVIKQ comes from the coding sequence ATGAACATGAAAAAACTGGCTACCCTGGTTTCTGCTGTCGCGCTGAGCGCAACCGTAAGTGCTAACGCCATGGCGAAAGACACCATCGCGCTGGTTGTCTCTACCCTGAACAACCCGTTCTTCGTCTCTCTGAAGGATGGCGCGCAGAAAGAAGCGGACAAACTGGGCTACAACCTGGTGGTTCTGGATTCACAGAACAACCCGGCGAAAGAGCTGGCTAACGTTCAGGACTTAACCGTTCGCGGCACCAAAATTCTGCTGATCAACCCAACCGATTCTGATGCCGTAGGCAACGCCGTGAAGATGGCAAACCAGGCGAAGATCCCGGTAATCACCCTGGACCGTCAGGCAACCAAAGGCGAAGTGGTGAGCCATATTGCGTCTGATAACGTGCTGGGCGGCAAAATCGCCGGTGATTACATCGCGAAGAAAGCCGGCGAAGGCGCGAAAGTCATCGAACTGCAGGGGATTGCCGGTACGTCTGCCGCCCGCGAGCGTGGCGAAGGCTTCCAGCAGGCGGTTGCAGCGCATAAATTCAACGTACTGGCGAGCCAGCCGGCAGACTTCGACCGTACTAAGGGTCTGAACGTCATGCAGAACCTGCTGACCGCGCACCCTGACGTGCAGGCAGTATTCGCGCAGAACGACGAAATGGCGCTGGGCGCGCTGCGTGCCCTGCAGACCGCTGGTAAATCTGATGTGATGGTTGTCGGATTTGACGGCACGCCGGATGGTGAAAAAGCAGTAAACGATGGCAAACTGGCTGCGACCATCGCTCAGCTGCCTGAGCAGATTGGCGCCACTGGCGTTGAAACTGCCGACAAAGTGCTGAAGGGCGAAAAAGTTCAGGCCAAATACCCGGTTGACCTGAAGCTGGTCATCAAGCAGTAA
- the rbsC gene encoding ribose ABC transporter permease produces the protein MTTQAVSGRRYFTKAWLMEQKSLIALLVLIAIVSTMSPNFFTVNNLFNILQQTSVNAIMAVGMTLVILTSGIDLSVGSLLALTGAIAASIVGIEVNALVAVAAALAAGAAIGAVTGVIVAKGRVQAFIATLVMMLLLRGVTMVYTNGSPVNTGFTDNADLFGWFGIGRPLGVPTPVWIMAIVFLAAWYMLHHTRLGRYIYALGGNEAATRLSGISVNKVKIIVYSLCGLLASLAGIIEVARLSSAQPTAGTGYELDAIAAVVLGGTSLAGGKGRIVGTLIGALILGFLNNGLNLLGVSSYYQMIVKAVVILLAVLVDNKKQ, from the coding sequence ATGACTACCCAGGCTGTTTCTGGTCGCCGCTATTTCACAAAGGCGTGGCTGATGGAGCAAAAATCGCTGATTGCCCTGCTGGTGCTGATCGCGATTGTGTCGACCATGAGCCCGAATTTCTTCACCGTTAATAACCTGTTCAATATTCTGCAGCAGACGTCGGTGAACGCCATTATGGCGGTCGGCATGACGCTGGTGATTCTGACCTCAGGTATCGATCTGTCCGTCGGTTCCCTGCTGGCGCTCACCGGCGCGATCGCCGCTTCGATTGTCGGCATTGAAGTCAACGCGCTGGTGGCCGTGGCCGCTGCCCTGGCGGCAGGTGCGGCGATAGGCGCCGTCACCGGCGTGATTGTGGCAAAAGGCCGCGTTCAGGCGTTCATCGCCACGCTGGTGATGATGCTGCTGCTGCGCGGGGTGACCATGGTTTATACCAACGGCAGCCCGGTCAATACCGGCTTTACCGATAACGCCGATCTGTTTGGCTGGTTCGGTATCGGTCGCCCGCTGGGGGTCCCGACCCCGGTATGGATCATGGCTATCGTCTTCCTGGCGGCGTGGTACATGCTGCATCACACTCGTCTGGGCCGTTATATCTATGCGCTGGGTGGTAACGAAGCGGCAACGCGCCTGTCCGGTATCAGCGTTAATAAAGTCAAAATTATCGTTTACTCCCTGTGCGGTCTGCTGGCGTCACTGGCAGGCATTATCGAAGTGGCGCGCCTCTCCTCCGCGCAGCCAACGGCGGGTACGGGGTATGAGCTGGATGCCATTGCGGCAGTGGTTCTGGGCGGTACGAGTCTTGCGGGCGGTAAAGGTCGCATTGTTGGGACATTGATCGGCGCACTGATCCTCGGTTTCCTGAATAATGGTTTGAATTTGTTAGGTGTTTCCTCCTATTACCAGATGATCGTTAAGGCAGTGGTGATTTTGCTGGCGGTACTGGTAGACAACAAAAAACAGTAA
- the rbsA gene encoding ribose ABC transporter ATP-binding protein RbsA, which translates to MDALLQLKGIDKSFPGVKALSGAALNVYPGRVMALVGENGAGKSTMMKVLTGIYQRDAGSLLWLGKETTFNGPKSSQEAGIGIIHQELNLIPQLTIAENIFLGREFVNRFGKIDWKTMYAEADKLLAKLNLRFKSDRLVGDLSIGDQQMVEIAKVLSFESKVIIMDEPTDALTDTETESLFRVIRELKSQGRGIVYISHRMKEIFEICDDVTVFRDGQFIAEREVATLTEDTLIEMMVGRKLEDQYPHLDKAPGEIRLKVDNLCGPGVNDVTFTLRQGEILGVAGLMGAGRTELMKVLYGALPRTSGYVTLDGHEVVTRSPQDGLANGIVYISEDRKRDGLVLGMSVKENMSLTALRYFSHSGGSLKHKDEQQAVSDFIRLFNVKTPSMEQAIGLLSGGNQQKVAIARGLMTRPKVLILDEPTRGVDVGAKKEIYQLINQFKADGLSIILVSSEMPEVLGMSDRIIVMHEGHLGGEFTREQATQEVLMAAAVGKLNRVNQE; encoded by the coding sequence ATGGACGCATTACTGCAACTTAAAGGGATCGATAAGTCGTTCCCGGGCGTAAAAGCCCTCTCCGGCGCGGCGCTGAACGTCTACCCCGGGCGCGTCATGGCGCTGGTGGGCGAAAACGGCGCCGGCAAATCCACCATGATGAAAGTGCTGACCGGTATCTATCAACGCGATGCCGGTTCGCTCCTTTGGTTGGGTAAAGAGACCACCTTCAATGGCCCGAAATCCTCTCAGGAAGCGGGCATCGGTATTATTCACCAGGAGCTGAACCTCATCCCGCAGCTCACCATTGCGGAAAACATCTTCCTCGGCCGCGAGTTTGTTAACCGGTTCGGCAAAATCGACTGGAAAACCATGTATGCCGAAGCGGACAAGCTGCTGGCGAAGCTGAACCTGCGCTTTAAGAGCGACCGTCTGGTCGGCGATCTCTCCATTGGCGATCAGCAGATGGTGGAAATCGCGAAGGTGCTGAGCTTTGAGTCGAAGGTCATCATTATGGATGAACCGACCGACGCCCTGACCGATACCGAAACCGAATCCCTGTTCCGCGTTATCCGCGAGCTGAAATCGCAGGGGCGCGGGATTGTCTATATCTCTCACCGTATGAAAGAGATCTTCGAAATCTGCGATGACGTCACCGTTTTCCGCGACGGGCAGTTTATTGCCGAGCGCGAAGTGGCGACGCTGACCGAAGATACGCTCATCGAAATGATGGTGGGACGTAAGCTGGAAGATCAGTATCCGCATCTGGATAAAGCGCCGGGTGAGATCCGCCTGAAGGTGGACAACCTCTGCGGCCCGGGCGTGAACGACGTGACCTTTACCCTGCGCCAGGGCGAGATCCTGGGCGTAGCGGGCCTGATGGGAGCGGGACGTACCGAACTGATGAAAGTGTTGTACGGCGCACTGCCGCGAACCAGCGGTTATGTCACCCTCGACGGCCATGAAGTGGTCACCCGCTCTCCGCAGGATGGTCTGGCGAACGGCATCGTCTATATCTCCGAAGACCGCAAACGCGACGGCCTGGTGCTGGGGATGTCGGTAAAAGAGAACATGTCCCTGACCGCGCTGCGCTATTTCAGCCACAGCGGTGGCAGCCTGAAGCATAAAGACGAGCAGCAGGCGGTGAGCGATTTTATCCGCCTCTTTAACGTCAAAACCCCGTCGATGGAGCAGGCGATTGGCCTGTTGTCCGGCGGGAATCAGCAGAAAGTGGCGATTGCGCGCGGGCTGATGACGCGTCCGAAAGTGTTGATCCTCGACGAGCCAACCCGCGGCGTAGACGTGGGCGCGAAGAAAGAGATCTATCAGCTGATTAACCAGTTTAAGGCCGACGGTCTGAGCATCATTCTGGTCTCTTCCGAGATGCCAGAAGTATTAGGCATGAGCGATCGCATTATCGTCATGCATGAAGGGCATCTCGGCGGTGAATTCACTCGCGAGCAGGCCACCCAGGAAGTTCTGATGGCTGCCGCTGTGGGCAAGCTTAATCGCGTGAATCAGGAGTAA
- the rbsD gene encoding D-ribose pyranase encodes MKKGTVLNSEISSVISRLGHTDTLVVCDAGLPVPRSTTRIDMALTQGVPSFMQVLDVVTAEMQVEAVILAAEIKQHNPQLHETLLSHLEQLQQHQGNTIEIRYTTHEQFKQQTADSQAVIRSGECSPYANIILCAGVTF; translated from the coding sequence ATGAAGAAAGGCACTGTACTCAACTCAGAAATCTCATCGGTTATTTCCCGTCTTGGGCATACCGATACGCTGGTGGTTTGCGATGCAGGCTTACCGGTTCCGCGCAGCACAACCCGTATCGATATGGCGTTAACGCAGGGCGTACCTTCGTTTATGCAGGTACTGGACGTGGTGACCGCGGAGATGCAGGTTGAGGCGGTCATTCTCGCGGCGGAAATCAAACAACATAATCCGCAACTCCACGAAACGTTGCTCAGCCACCTTGAGCAGCTGCAACAACACCAGGGAAATACCATAGAAATTCGTTACACAACGCACGAACAATTCAAACAACAAACCGCAGACAGTCAGGCGGTGATTCGCAGCGGGGAGTGTTCCCCGTATGCGAATATCATTCTCTGTGCTGGCGTCACCTTCTGA
- the kup gene encoding low affinity potassium transporter Kup has protein sequence MSTDNKQSLPAITLAAIGVVYGDIGTSPLYTLRECLSGQFGFGVERDAVFGFLSLIFWLLILVVSVKYLSFVMRADNAGEGGILTLMSLAGRNTSARMTSVLVIIGLIGGSFFYGEVVITPAISVLSAIEGLEIIAPQLDSWVVPLAIIVLTLLFMIQKHGTGLVGKLFAPIMLAWFLILAALGLRSIIANPEVLQALNPYWAVHFFLEYKVVSFVALGAVVLSITGVEALYADMGHFGKLPIRVAWFIVVLPSLVLNYFGQGALLLKNPEAIKNPFFLLAPDWALVPMLILATLATVIASQAVISGVFSLTRQAVRLGYLSPMRIIHTSEMESGQIYIPFINWLLYFAVVIVIVSFEHSSNLAAAYGIAVTGTMVLTSLLSTTVAYRNWHWNKFLVAMILVGFLCIDVPLFSANLDKIVSGGWLPLTLGLVMFIVMTTWKSERFRLLRRMHEHGNSLEAMIASLEKSPPVRVPGTAVYMSRALNVIPFALMHNLKHNKVLHERVILLTLRTEDAPYVHNVRRVQIEQLSPTFWRVVASYGWRETPNVEEVFHRCGLEGLSCRMMETSFFMSHESLIIGKRPWYLRLRGKLYLILQRNALRAPDQFEIPPNRVIELGTQVEI, from the coding sequence ATGAGCACTGATAATAAGCAATCATTACCCGCAATAACGCTTGCGGCGATCGGGGTTGTCTACGGTGATATCGGCACCAGCCCGCTTTATACGCTTCGTGAATGTCTGTCCGGCCAGTTTGGCTTTGGTGTTGAACGCGATGCCGTGTTTGGCTTCCTGTCCCTCATTTTCTGGCTGCTGATCCTGGTGGTTTCCGTTAAGTATCTCTCCTTCGTTATGCGTGCTGATAACGCAGGTGAAGGCGGGATCCTGACCCTGATGTCTCTTGCCGGGCGCAATACCTCGGCCAGAATGACCTCAGTGCTGGTCATTATCGGCCTGATTGGCGGCAGTTTCTTCTACGGAGAGGTGGTTATCACGCCCGCTATTTCGGTGCTGTCGGCGATAGAGGGGCTGGAGATTATCGCTCCACAACTCGATTCATGGGTGGTTCCGCTGGCCATTATTGTCCTGACGCTGCTGTTCATGATCCAGAAGCACGGTACCGGGCTGGTGGGCAAACTGTTTGCACCAATTATGCTGGCCTGGTTCCTGATCCTGGCGGCGCTTGGTTTGCGCAGCATTATCGCGAACCCGGAAGTGCTGCAGGCGCTGAACCCCTACTGGGCCGTGCATTTCTTCCTCGAATACAAAGTGGTTTCCTTTGTGGCGCTGGGTGCCGTGGTGCTCTCCATCACCGGTGTGGAAGCGCTGTATGCTGATATGGGTCACTTCGGGAAACTGCCTATCCGCGTGGCATGGTTTATTGTGGTGCTCCCGTCGCTGGTGCTGAACTACTTTGGTCAGGGGGCGCTGCTGCTTAAAAACCCGGAAGCGATCAAGAACCCGTTCTTCCTGCTGGCGCCTGACTGGGCGCTGGTACCGATGCTGATCCTGGCGACGCTGGCGACCGTCATTGCCTCTCAGGCGGTGATTTCCGGCGTGTTTTCTCTGACGCGTCAGGCCGTGCGTCTGGGTTATCTGTCACCGATGCGCATCATCCATACCTCAGAGATGGAGTCGGGTCAGATCTACATCCCGTTCATTAACTGGCTGCTCTATTTCGCAGTGGTCATTGTTATCGTCAGCTTCGAGCACTCCAGTAACCTGGCGGCGGCGTACGGTATTGCGGTAACCGGTACGATGGTGCTGACATCGCTTCTCTCCACCACGGTGGCCTACCGAAACTGGCACTGGAATAAATTCCTCGTGGCGATGATTCTGGTGGGCTTCCTGTGTATTGACGTGCCGCTGTTCTCTGCGAACCTCGACAAGATTGTCTCCGGCGGCTGGCTGCCGCTGACGCTGGGTCTGGTGATGTTCATTGTCATGACCACCTGGAAAAGCGAGCGTTTCCGCCTGCTGCGCCGCATGCACGAGCACGGGAATTCTCTGGAGGCGATGATCGCTTCTCTGGAGAAATCTCCGCCGGTCCGCGTGCCGGGTACCGCGGTATACATGTCTCGCGCGCTGAATGTTATTCCGTTCGCGCTGATGCATAACCTCAAGCACAACAAAGTGCTGCACGAGCGCGTGATCCTGCTGACGCTGCGCACCGAAGATGCGCCGTATGTTCACAATGTGCGTCGCGTGCAAATCGAGCAACTGTCGCCGACCTTCTGGCGCGTGGTGGCAAGCTACGGCTGGCGTGAAACGCCAAACGTGGAAGAGGTGTTCCACCGCTGCGGCCTGGAAGGGCTGAGCTGCCGGATGATGGAGACGTCGTTCTTTATGTCGCACGAGTCGCTGATTATCGGCAAGCGCCCGTGGTATCTGCGCCTGCGCGGCAAGCTATACCTCATCCTGCAGCGTAATGCCCTGCGTGCGCCTGACCAGTTTGAGATCCCGCCTAACCGCGTGATTGAGCTGGGAACGCAGGTCGAGATTTAA